One window of Corvus moneduloides isolate bCorMon1 chromosome 13, bCorMon1.pri, whole genome shotgun sequence genomic DNA carries:
- the LOC116450532 gene encoding dual oxidase 2-like, translating into MQPAATMLSLVVVLVGTWTLGRAQESISWEVQRYDGWYNNLLHHSHGSVGARLLRLLPANYADGVYQALQEPHVPNARQLSNAVAQGPSGLPSRRNTTVLAVFFGFHVLLDILETEKPGCPAEFLNIYIPSGDPVFDPAGTGHVVLPFQRVRWAAETGQSPNNPREQTNEVTGWLDGSSIYGSLHSWSDALRSFSGGQLASGSNRGLPRQTDGKVPMWKALDPSTGQGGPQGIYDLGSAWGNENPFLQAESIAWFRYHNQLAKALAQQHPAWSDEDLFQHTRKRVIATFQSIVLYEWLPTLLGTPVPEYQGYQQHLDPSLSPEFVAAAGQFLATMVPPGVYKRDTKCRFQNVSVSSGSFPAVRLCNSYWSRERPGLQQAEDVDNLLLGMSSQIAEREDNVVVEDLRDYWYGPLKYSRTDYVASWVQRGRDLGLPTYNQVRERFGLKPLQNWSNLASHLEPQVLQNVAALYANNTAALELLPGGMLEADGSLFSTIILDQFVRLRDSDRFWFENTKNGLFTEEEVREIRNTTFHSVLTAVTYAKSTDLQPHVFVWREGDPCPQPQQLTAQHLANCTPMMVLDYFAGSGAGFGIIIVVLCCLPLGTLFVAWVVAAFRKRDFKKLQRKQGTSVRREMSSEAIHALEWHGPKTDSSPVYIQLQADKVLKVLDSRGSVLRSINLKAHQRVEVILSNNKGNKALLLKSPKDYDLVLLFSEEAERSIFIGKLGDYLKESRFDLHLSEMKEQSLMKRAVTQEQRKQILETFFRHLFAQVLEIDRSDAGELSLESSQKAKEALTCELTRAEFAEALGLKDHSMFVDSMFSLADKDGNGYISFREFLDILVVFMKGSPEEKSKVMFRMYDIDENGFLSKEEFLRMLRSFIEISNNCLSREQAEQVTESMFRASGFQDRDELTWENFHYMLRDHDSELRLTQLCVKGVPEVFKQNLQNCVSFIKKKEPKGTISEENKDSNLDTVSHYTERKGQELRKRPGRKANQYQLHPYTEAQRKKYERNRVQQKIQEFKRFVENYRRHIVCVVLFSAITVGVFAERAYYYAFASPSTGIAQTTFVGIIISRGAAASISFMYSYILLTMCRNLITVLRETFLNHYIPFDAAVDFHRWIAMAALIFSVLHTAGHVVNVYIFSVTPLSVLSCLFSSVFTNDGSQLPQKYYWWFFQTIPGMTGVLLLVVLAVMYVFATHHFRRVSFQGFWITHHLYVLLYILVIIHGSYALIQQPRFYIYFIIPALIYSADKLYSLSRKKVEISVVKAELLPSGVTHLQFQRPQDFDYKSGQWVRIACVALGTTEYHPFTLTSAPHDDTLSLHIRAVGPWTTRLRELYSPENLGLLGTLPKLYLDGPFGEGHQEWNKFEVSVLVGGGIGVTPFASILKDLVFKSSINSKLLCKKIYFIWVTRTQRQFEWLTDIIREVEELDKNSLVSVHIYITQLAEKFDLRTTMLYICERHFQKVLNKSLFTGLRSITHFGRPPFVPFFSSLQEVHPEVQKIGVFSCGPPGMTKSVEQACRQMNKKDQTYFAHHYENF; encoded by the exons ATGCAACCTGCAGCAACGATGTTGAGTTTGGTCGTGGTTCTGGTGGGGACGTGGACCTTGGGGA GAGCCCAGGAGAGCATCTCCTGGGAGGTCCAGCGCTACGACGGCTGGTACAACAACCTGCTGCACCACAGCCATGGCTCCGTGG GGGCCAGGCTGCTGCGTCTCCTGCCAGCCAACTATGCAGACGGCGTCTACCAGGCCCTGCAGGAGCCCCACGTGCCCAACGCTCGCCAGCTCAGCAACGCGGTGGCACAGGGACCCTCGGGGCTGCCCTCCCGCAGGAACACAACTGTCCTGGCTGTCTTCTTCG GTTTCCATGTGCTCTTGGACATCCTGGAGACGGAGAAACCTGGCTGCCCTGCTGAGTTCCTCAACATCTACATCCCATCTGGAGACCCAGTGTTTGACCCTGCTGGCACTGGACATGTGGTCCTGCCCTTCCAGCGTGTGCGCTGGGCAGCAGAGACGGGGCAGAGCCCCAACAATCCCAGGGAGCAG ACCAACGAGGTGACAGGCTGGCTGGACGGCAGCTCCATCTACGGCTCCTTGCACTCCTGGAGCGATGCCCTGAGGAGCTTCTCGGGGGGGCAGCTGGCATCGGGGTCCAACAGGGGCCTCCCAAGGCAGACGGACGGGAAGGTTCCCATGTGGAAGGCACTGGATCCATCCACGGGACAGGGTGGTCCCCAAGGGATCTACG ACCTGGGGAGTGCCTGGGGGAACGAGAACCCCTTCCTGCAGGCTGAGAGCATCGCCTGGTTTCGGTACCACAACCAGCTGGCCAAAGCACTGgcccagcagcatcctgcctgGTCCGATGAGGATCTCTTCCAGCACACTCGCAAGAGAGTCATCGCCACTTTCCAG AGCATTGTTCTGTATGAGTGGCTGCCAACCCTGCTGGGCACACCGGTCCCGGAGTACCAAG GTTACCAGCAGCACCTGGACCCCAGCCTCTCACCAGAGTTCGTGGCGGCTGCGGGGCAATTCCTGGCCACCATGGTGCCTCCAGGTGTTTACAAGAG AGACACCAAGTGCCGGTTCCAGAACGTGTCTGTCTCCAGTGGCTCGTTCCCAGCAGTGCGGCTCTGCAACAGCTACTGGAGCAGAGAG AGGCCcgggctgcagcaggcagaagaTGTGGACAACCTCCTGCTGGGGATGAGCTCACAGATCGCAGAGCGGGAGGACAATGTTGTGGTGGAAGATCTCCGAG ATTACTGGTATGGGCCCCTGAAGTACTCCCGCACCGACTACGTGGCCAGCTGGGTTCAGCGTGGGCGAGACCTTGGCCTGCCAACCTATAACCAAGTCCGGGAGCGATTTGGGTTGAAACCTCTCCAAAACTGGTCAAACCTTGCCTCACACCTGGAGCCACAG GTCCTGCAGAACGTTGCTGCCCTGTATGCCAACAACACGGCTGcgctggagctgctccctggaggCATGCTGGAGGCTGATGGCTCCCTCTTCTCTACCATCATCTTGGACCAGTTTGTGCGCCTGCGTGATAGCGACAGGTTTTGGTTCGAAAATACCAAGAATGG GCTGTTCACGGAGGAGGAAGTCAGGGAGATCCGTAACACCACCTTTCACAGTGTCCTGACTGCTGTCACCTATGCCAAATCCACAGACCTCCAGCCCCATGTGTTCGTCTGGAGAGAGG GGGACCCatgcccccagccccagcagctgacAGCTCAACACCTGGCCAACTGCACACCCATGATGGTGCTGGACTACTTTGCAGGCAGCGGCGCAGGCTTTGGGATCATCATCGTCGTCCTCTGCTGTCTGCCCCTGG GGACTCTGTTTGTTGCCTGGGTTGTTGCCGCTTTCCGCAAGAGAGATTTCAAGaagctgcagaggaagcaggGCACCAGCGTGCGCAGGGAGATGTCCAGCGAGGCCATACACG CCTTGGAGTGGCACGGGCCCAAGACAGACAGCTCTCCTGTCTACATTCAGCTCCAAGCTGACAAAGTGCTCAAAGTGCTGGATAGCAGAGGGTCTGTGCTCCGGAGCATCAACCTGAAAGCCCACCAAAGAGTGGAGGTGATCCTCTCCAACAACAAAGGGAACAAAGCTCTGCTCCTGAAGAGCCCCAAGGACTACGACCTG GTGCTGCTCTTCAGTGAGGAGGCTGAGAGGAGCATCTTCATCGGGAAGCTAGGAGACTACTTGAAGGAGAGCAGATTTGACCTGCATCTGTCTGAGATgaaggagcagagcctgatgAAACGGGCAGTCacccaggagcagagaaaacaaattctgGAGACTTTCTTCAGGCACCTGTTTGCTCAG GTGCTGGAAATTGACAGATCCGATGCCGGGGAGCTCAGCCTTGAATCTTCACAGAAGGCAAAGGAGGCTCTAACGTGTGAGCTGACCAGGGCTGAGTTTGCTGAAGCCCTGGGGCTCAAAGACCACTCCATGTTTGTGGACTCCATGTTCTCCCTGGCTGACAAAGACGGCAATGGCTACATTTCCTTCCGGGAATTCCTGGACATCTTGGTGGTCTTCATGAAAg ggTCCCCAGAGGAGAAATCCAAGGTGATGTTCAGGATGTATGACATTGATGAGAATGGGTTCCTCTCCAAGGAGGAGTTTCTGAGGATGCTCAG GTCCTTCATCGAGATCTCCAACAACTGCCTGTCAAGAGAACAGGCAGAGCAGGTGACCGAGTCCATGTTTCGGGCCTCGGGGTTCCAGGACAGGGATGAGCTGACATGGGAGAATTTCCATTACATGCTGCGGGACCACGACAGCGAGCTTCGGCTCACCCAGCTCTGTGTCAAAG GTGTCCCTGAAGTGTTCAAGCAAAATCTGCAAAATTGTGTCTCCttcataaaaaagaaagagccGAAAGG AACCATCTCAGAGGAGAACAAAGACTCAAATCTGGACACTGTGAGTCACTACACGGAGCGAAAAGGCCAAGAACTGAGGAAGAGACCAGGAAGAAA GGCAAACCAGTACCAGCTGCATCCGTACACAGAAGCACAACGGAAGAAGTACGAGAGGAACAGAGTTCAGCAAAAGATCCAGGAGTTCAAGCGCTTTGTTGAGAATTACCGGCGCCACATCGTCTGTGTCGTCCTCTTCTCCGCCATCACCGTCGGCGTCTTCGCAGAGAGAGCCTACT ACTACGCCTTTGcatcccccagcactggaaTTGCACAGACCACCTTCGTGGGGATCATCATCTCCcggggagcagctgcctccatCTCCTTCATGTACTCCTACATCCTGCTTACCATGTGCCGCAACCTCATCACCGTCCTGCGGGAGACCTTCCTCAATCACTACATCCCCTTTGATGCCGCCGTCGACTTCCACCGCTGGATTGCCATGGCAGCCCTGATTTTCTCAG TGCTTCACACTGCAGGCCACGTAGTGAATGTCTACATCTTCTCAGTCACACCTCTCAGTGTGCTGTCCTGCCTCTTCTCCAGTGTCTTTACAAATGATGG GTCACAGCTCCCACAGAAGTATTACTGGTGGTTCTTCCAGACTATTCCAG GCATGACAGGAGTGCTGCTTCTCGTGGTCCTTGCTGTGATGTACGTGTTTGCCACCCACCACTTCCGACGTGTCAGCTTCCAGGGCTTTTGGATCACTCACCACCTCTATGTGCTGCTCTACATCCTG gtCATCATCCATGGCAGCTACGCACTGATCCAGCAGCCCCGTTTCTATATCTACTTCATCATCCCGGCTCTTATCTACAGTGCAGACAAGCTGTACAGCCTGAGCAGGAAGAAGGTGGAGATCAGTGTGGTGAAAGCGGAGCTCCTGCCCTCAG GTGTCACCCACCTGCAGTTCCAGCGGCCACAGGACTTTGACTACAAGTCCGGGCAGTGGGTGCGCATTGCCTGCGTGGCCCTGGGCACCACCGAGTACCACCCCTTCACGCTGACCTCGGCGCCGCACGACGACACGCTGAGCCTGCACATCCGCGCCGTGGGGCCCTGGACCACCCGTCTGCGGGAGCTCTACTCTCCTGAGAACCTGGGCCTCCTCGGCACACTGCCCAAG CTCTACCTGGACGGGCCCTTCGGGGAGGGCCACCAGGAGTGGAACAAGTTTGAGGTGTCGGTGTTGGTGGGAGGAGGCATCGGGGTGACACCCTTCGCATCCATTCTCAAGGACCTGGTCTTCAAGTCATCCATAAACTCCAAGCTGCTGTGTAAGAAG ATCTACTTCATCTGGGTGACACGCACTCAGCGGCAGTTTGAGTGGCTGACGGACATCATCCGGGAGGTGGAAGAGTTAGACAAGAACAGCTTGGTCTCCGTGCACATCTACATCACACAGCTGGCCGAGAAGTTCGATCTGCGCACCACCATGCTG TACATCTGTGAACGGCATTTCCAGAAGGTGCTAAACAAGAGCCTGTTCACAGGGCTGCGCTCCATCACCCACTTTGGGCGCCCTCCCTTTGTACCCTTTTTCAGCTCGCTGCAGGAGGTGCACCCTGAG gtGCAGAAGATCGGGGTGTTCAGTTGTGGCCCGCCCGGGATGACAAAGAGCGTGGAACAGGCTTGCCGGCAGATGAACAAGAAAGACCAGACCTACTTTGCACATCACTATGAGAATTTCTGA
- the LOC116450533 gene encoding dual oxidase maturation factor 2-like, which yields MTLFDGVYPFYPQQRKAAGFDIRTIIVIVVFLTLACSFLLIIPGIRGRARLYWTLRVLLSLFVGVVVVVVQFTGDWETGWVQANTSYKSFSRAQVDVDIGLHIGLAGVNVTLRGNPVHQINETINYNEHFPWNFGADYDRSYSEGLEKGLPSPILYVAEKFSSQSPCAVHRQYRIAGHYASAMLWVAFCTWIISNILFSMPVLVYGGYMLLVTGAFTIFSLLSFSTVRNSPMCLIQIGTGTLHVAYGGSFWLVLAIGLLCFVAGITIVAMHHLNLDLLKAFFDLREDKAEEYQEMPEVFINPHFVDKGLSPSQPSEINSI from the exons ATGACTCTCTTTGATGGCGTCTACCCCTTTTACCCGCAGCAGAGGAAGGCTGCTGGGTTCGACATCAGGACCATCATAGTCATCGTGGTCTTCCTGACGCTGGCTTGCAGCTTTCTGCTCATCATCCCGGGCATCCGCGGACGGGCG aggCTGTACTGGACTCTCCGTGTTCTCCTCAGCCTCTTCGTGGGAGTGGTGGTTGTTG TTGTCCAGTTCACAGGAGACTGGGAGACGGGCTGGGTGCAGGCAAACACCTCCTACAAGTCCTTCAGCCGTGCCCAGGTGGACGTGGACATCGGGCTGCACATCGGCCTGGCGGGGGTGAACGTCACACTCAGGG GAAACCCAGTGCACCAGATCAACGAGACCATCAACTACAACGAGCACTTTCCCTGGAACTTCGGAGCGGATTACGACCGCAGCTACAGCgaggggctggagaaggggctgcccagccccatCCTCTACGTGGCAGAGAAGTTCAGCAGTCAGAGCCCGTGTGCCGTGCACAGGCAGTACCGCATCGCCGGCCACTACGCCTCAGCCATGCTCTG GGTAGCCTTTTGCACATGGATCATCTCCAACATTCTCTTCTCCATGCCTGTCCTTGTTTATGGAGGATACATGCTCCTGGTCACAGGGGCCTTCACCATCTTCTCGCTGCTCTCGTTCTCCACCGTGAGGAACTCCCCGATGTGTCTGATCCAGATTGGGACCGGGACCCTGCACGTAGCTTACGGGGGATCTTTCTGGCTCGTGCTAGCAATTG GCCTGCTCTGTTTTGTGGCTGGGATCACCATCGTGGCGATGCACCACCTCAATTTGGACCTGCTGAAAGCCTTCTTTGATCTCCGTGAGGACAAAGCAGAGGAGTACCAGGAAATGCCTGAGGTGTTCATCAACCCTCATTTTGTGGACAAGGGCCTGTCTCCTTCTCAACCCTCTGAAATCAACAGCATCTAG
- the LOC116450650 gene encoding dual oxidase maturation factor 1-like, with product MTLWDGSYPFYPGANACFPFDTTRAVIVTVFLSVLLMFIIILPGIRGRGRLFWFLRLVLGLFMGAVVLTVQFTGDWETGWVQANTSYKSFSRAQVDVDIGLHIGLAGVNVTLRGNPVHQINETINYNEHFPWNFGADYDRSYSEGLEKGLPSPILYVAEKFSSQSPCAVHRQYRIAGHYASLALWLAFCTWLISILLFSMSILLYGGHMLLLTAALILFSLLFFFTARNTPKCPIQFGPVSLRTDYGESFWLTLATGLLCLLLGLAIIILNSVQPEKLKLIFSLDKSSKEEVWDKSCLPAEPSCSAQDVLMVPLGELCQVTATQL from the exons ATGACGCTGTGGGATGGCTCCTACCCCTTCTACCCTGGAGCCAATGCCTGCTTCCCCTTTGACACCACCCGGGCTGTCATCGTCACCGTCTTCCTCTCCGTGTTGTTGATGTTCATCATCATCCTGCCAGGGATCCGGGGCAGGGGG CGACTCTTCTGGTTCCTGCGCTTGGTGTTGGGACTCTTCATGGGAGCAGTGGTGCTCA CTGTCCAGTTCACAGGAGACTGGGAGACGGGCTGGGTGCAGGCAAACACCTCCTACAAGTCCTTCAGCCGTGCCCAGGTGGACGTGGACATCGGGCTGCACATCGGCCTGGCGGGGGTGAACGTCACACTCAGGG GAAACCCAGTGCACCAGATCAACGAGACCATCAACTACAACGAGCACTTTCCCTGGAACTTCGGAGCGGATTACGACCGCAGCTACAGCgaggggctggagaaggggctgcccagccccatCCTCTACGTGGCAGAGAAGTTCAGCAGTCAGAGCCCGTGTGCCGTGCACAGGCAGTACCGCATCGCCGGCCACTACGCGTCCCTCGCACTGTG GCTGGCCTTTTGCACATGGCTCATTTCCATCCTGCTCTTCTCCATGTCCATCCTGCTCTATGGTGGCCACATGCTTctgctcactgctgctctgaTCCTCTTCTCACTGCTCTTCTTCTTCACCGCGAGAAACACCCCGAAGTGCCCCATCCAGTTCGGCCCAGTTTCCTTGAGAACAGACTATGGCGAATCCTTTTGGCTCACATTAGCGACAG ggctgctgtgcctgctcctggggctggccATCATCATCCTCAACTCCGTGCAGCCAGAGAAGCTGAAGCTCATCTTTAGCCTGGACAAGAGCAGCAAAGAGGAGGTGTGGGACAAGTCCTGCCTgccagctgagcccagctgctctgcacaggatGTGCTCATGGTCCCCCTGGGTGAGCTCTGCCAGGTGACAGCCACCCAGCTCTGA